From Riemerella anatipestifer ATCC 11845 = DSM 15868, a single genomic window includes:
- a CDS encoding RipA family octameric membrane protein, producing the protein MKNKKSKKKYHKEDLINTLNRLYRCRDLEISNLWQRSVFLSVFLILCFTAYGYLILNLVKENYDLNTLNKYNITCLLLSSISVIFSTIWILMAKASKAWYEVYESAISSFEYKYFEKINLPAENIMGEMIFRRELRNDNIFSRKGGAFSPSKINIAIGQISLLIWAIIMLLHSVCNLLLIHLTENKIINTTLTVAIPLMTLSIVLYITLSEYVKSGFLTKN; encoded by the coding sequence ATGAAAAACAAAAAAAGTAAGAAGAAGTATCATAAAGAAGATTTGATAAATACACTGAACAGATTGTATAGGTGTCGAGATTTAGAAATTTCTAATCTTTGGCAAAGGTCAGTTTTTCTCTCTGTTTTTTTAATCCTTTGCTTTACTGCTTACGGATATTTAATATTAAATTTAGTCAAAGAAAATTATGATTTAAATACTCTAAATAAATATAATATCACTTGTTTGTTGCTATCTTCGATAAGTGTAATTTTTTCTACTATTTGGATTTTAATGGCAAAAGCCTCAAAAGCATGGTATGAAGTTTATGAATCTGCAATTTCAAGTTTTGAATATAAATATTTTGAAAAAATAAACTTGCCTGCTGAGAATATTATGGGTGAGATGATTTTTAGAAGGGAGTTAAGAAATGATAATATCTTTTCACGAAAAGGAGGTGCGTTTTCGCCATCTAAAATAAATATTGCTATTGGACAGATTAGTTTATTAATTTGGGCGATTATAATGCTTTTACACTCAGTATGTAATTTACTTCTTATACATTTAACAGAAAATAAGATAATAAATACAACTCTAACAGTAGCTATACCTTTAATGACACTTTCGATTGTATTATATATTACTTTATCTGAATATGTGAAGAGTGGGTTTCTGACAAAAAATTAA
- a CDS encoding type I restriction-modification system subunit M, protein MITGELKSQIDKIWNDFWTGGISNPLTVIEQFTYLIFLKQLDDKQTTIEEEKTLFGASNHKDIYASEQNELRWSFFKDKDPEVMFDIFTKPNPEIDNLTAFDFMKTLGAVGGKFSEYMKGATFMIPTPNLLDRVVQQIDKLPLNRRDTKGDLYEYMLSKIAEAGTNGQFRTPRHIIRMMVELMQPQQEDTVCDPAMGTAGFLVATGEYLHERHQDWFLDKTFRRHFSEDMFHGIEIDPSMMRIASMNLQLHGIESPNITGGSALAESNTITGKYSLILANPPFKGALNYDEVESSLLQVTKTKKTELLFLSLILRMLKLGGRAAVIVPDGVLFGNSTAHKNIRKELIENHQLQGVISMPSGVFKPYAGVSTAILLFTKTNTGGTEKVWFYDMTTDGYSLDDKRTAKITNEQLEACFDTPEQIQSEVAEHCDIPRILTDWRNIDKVGTDRTQKSFLVAKADIVANDYDLSINRYKEIVYETIAYETPSAIITQIKDLQTQRQQAMEALEKMLNAKM, encoded by the coding sequence ATGATTACAGGCGAACTTAAATCTCAAATAGATAAAATCTGGAACGACTTCTGGACGGGCGGTATCTCTAATCCGCTTACGGTGATAGAGCAGTTTACTTACCTTATTTTCTTAAAGCAACTAGATGATAAACAGACCACTATAGAGGAAGAAAAAACACTATTTGGGGCAAGTAACCACAAAGATATATATGCCTCTGAGCAAAACGAACTGAGATGGAGCTTTTTTAAAGATAAAGACCCAGAGGTAATGTTTGATATTTTTACGAAGCCAAATCCAGAGATAGATAACCTCACGGCTTTTGATTTTATGAAGACATTGGGAGCTGTTGGAGGAAAATTTTCGGAATATATGAAGGGGGCAACTTTTATGATTCCTACGCCGAATTTGCTTGACCGTGTGGTGCAACAGATTGATAAACTACCGCTGAACAGACGCGATACGAAAGGGGATTTGTATGAGTATATGCTGAGTAAAATTGCGGAAGCGGGTACGAATGGGCAGTTCCGTACACCGAGGCATATCATTAGGATGATGGTGGAGCTGATGCAACCACAACAGGAGGATACCGTCTGCGACCCTGCAATGGGAACGGCTGGTTTTCTGGTGGCTACGGGCGAATATCTGCACGAGAGGCATCAAGATTGGTTTTTGGATAAAACATTTCGGAGACATTTTAGCGAGGATATGTTTCATGGGATTGAGATTGACCCTTCTATGATGCGTATTGCTTCTATGAATTTGCAGTTGCACGGCATTGAGTCGCCAAATATCACAGGGGGTAGTGCGTTGGCAGAAAGTAATACAATTACAGGTAAATATTCGTTGATTTTAGCCAATCCACCGTTTAAGGGGGCGTTGAATTACGATGAGGTGGAGAGCAGTTTGTTGCAAGTAACGAAAACGAAAAAAACGGAGTTACTCTTTTTGTCGTTGATTTTGCGTATGCTGAAATTGGGCGGTAGAGCGGCTGTGATTGTGCCTGATGGGGTGTTGTTTGGTAATAGTACGGCGCATAAAAATATCCGTAAAGAGCTGATAGAAAATCATCAGTTGCAAGGGGTGATTTCGATGCCGAGTGGGGTGTTTAAGCCTTATGCGGGGGTGAGTACGGCAATTTTGCTTTTTACTAAAACCAACACGGGTGGTACAGAGAAAGTGTGGTTTTATGATATGACGACTGACGGGTATAGTTTGGACGACAAGCGAACTGCAAAAATTACTAACGAGCAGTTGGAGGCGTGTTTTGATACACCTGAACAAATACAATCTGAGGTAGCGGAGCATTGTGATATTCCACGAATTTTAACGGATTGGCGAAATATAGACAAGGTGGGCACCGACCGTACTCAAAAATCTTTTTTGGTAGCCAAAGCGGATATTGTGGCAAACGATTATGATTTGAGCATTAACCGATATAAAGAAATTGTTTATGAAACGATTGCTTATGAAACACCAAGTGCTATTATTACTCAAATTAAAGATTTGCAAACACAACGACAACAAGCGATGGAGGCATTGGAAAAGATGTTAAACGCTAAGATGTAA
- a CDS encoding restriction endonuclease subunit S codes for MERVKLIDICKPKQWKTISGKDILEKGKYPVYGANGKIGFYNEYNHEKPTLLIGCRGSCGTIHISEPFSYTSGNAMALDGLSSKVDIKFLFYYLKQRGFDDVMSGGVQKQITKVGLEKVEIPLPPLVEQQAIAEKLDQAQKIIDLNEAEVARYDKLAQALFIDMFGDPVQNPKGWEVKKLGEVCTNILGGGTPSKSKPEFYIGDIPWVTPKDMKTKFIRNSIDHINKLAIENSSAKLIPVDSILMVIRSGILKHTLPVAINKVSVTINQDMKAFLPNDKITNTLFMLYFFKVCSYFLLGKVRAVTADNIEFNQIKNLNYILPPITLQNEFAKRIEQIELLKNQAQQELEQSKNLFQSLLQESFKG; via the coding sequence ATGGAAAGAGTGAAATTAATAGATATTTGTAAACCAAAACAATGGAAAACAATATCTGGGAAAGACATTTTAGAAAAAGGGAAATATCCTGTTTATGGTGCAAATGGTAAAATAGGATTTTACAATGAATATAATCACGAAAAACCTACATTATTGATTGGATGTAGGGGGTCATGTGGCACAATACATATTTCTGAACCTTTTAGTTACACTTCAGGAAATGCAATGGCACTAGATGGTTTATCATCAAAAGTTGATATTAAGTTTCTTTTTTATTATCTAAAACAAAGAGGTTTTGATGATGTAATGAGTGGAGGAGTGCAAAAGCAAATTACTAAAGTAGGATTAGAGAAAGTTGAAATCCCCCTACCTCCATTAGTGGAGCAACAAGCTATTGCCGAAAAATTAGACCAAGCTCAAAAAATCATTGATTTAAACGAGGCGGAAGTGGCTCGCTATGATAAATTGGCTCAAGCACTTTTTATCGATATGTTTGGCGACCCTGTGCAAAATCCGAAGGGGTGGGAAGTAAAAAAGTTGGGGGAGGTTTGTACTAATATTTTGGGAGGTGGTACACCATCAAAATCAAAACCAGAGTTTTATATAGGTGATATTCCTTGGGTAACACCAAAAGATATGAAAACTAAATTTATTAGAAATAGTATTGACCACATCAATAAATTAGCTATTGAAAATAGCAGTGCTAAATTAATACCGGTAGATAGTATTTTAATGGTTATAAGAAGTGGAATATTAAAACACACTTTGCCGGTGGCTATAAACAAAGTCTCTGTTACTATTAATCAAGATATGAAAGCGTTTTTACCTAATGATAAAATTACAAATACATTATTTATGCTTTATTTCTTCAAAGTGTGTTCATATTTCCTTTTGGGGAAAGTTAGAGCTGTGACAGCGGACAATATAGAATTTAATCAAATTAAAAACTTAAATTATATCCTTCCCCCCATCACCCTTCAAAACGAATTTGCTAAGCGTATAGAGCAAATAGAATTGTTGAAAAATCAAGCACAGCAGGAATTGGAGCAAAGTAAAAATTTGTTTCAGTCTTTGTTGCAAGAAAGTTTTAAGGGGTAA